CTCGAAGGTGAGATCGAACGACAGCAGGACACGCTGTCGATGATCGCCAGCGAGAACCACGTCAGCCGCGCCGTTCTCGACGCCCAGGGGAGCGCGCTCACGAACAAGTACGCCGAGGGCTACCCCGGCGCGCGCTACTACGGCGGCTGTCGGTACGCCGACGAGGTCGAACAGCTCGCCATCGACCGCGCGACGGAACTCTTCGACGCCGAGCACGTCAACGTCCAGCCCCACTCGGGCACCCAGGCCAACCAGGCCGTCTACTTCGCGATGCTCGAGCCCGGCGACAAGATCCTCTCGCTCGACCTGACCCACGGCGGCCACCTAAGTCACGGCCACCCGGCGAACTTCACCGGCCAGCTCTACGAGGTCGAGCAGTACGAGGTCGACCCGGACACCGGCTACCTCGACTACGACGGGCTCGCCGACCACGCCGCCGAATTCGAACCGGACGTCATCGTCTCCGGATACTCCGCGTACCCACGCGAGGTCGAGTGGGAGCGCATCCAGGACGTCGCCGAGGAGGTCGACGCGCTCCACCTCGCCGACATCGCCCACATCACGGGACTCGTGGCCGCGGGCGTCCACTCCTCGCCCGTCGGCATCGCGGACTTCGTGACCGGCTCGACCCACAAGACGATTCGTTCCGGACGGGGCGGCATCGTCATGACGAGCGAGGAGTACGCCGATGACGTCGATTCCGCCGTGTTCCCCGGCGGCCAGGGCGGCCCGCTCATGCACAATATCGCCGGCAAGGCCGTCGGCTTCGGCGAGGCGCTCGAGCCCGAGTTCGAGACCTACGCCGAACGGACGGTCGCCAATGCGAAGGCCCTCGGCGAGACGCTTGCCGACCACGGGTTCTCGCTGGTTTCGGACGGCACCGACAACCACCTCGTGCTCGTAGACCTCCGAGAGTCCCACCCCGATACGACCGGTGGCGACGCCGAAGAGGCGCTCGAGGATGCCGGCATCGTCCTCAACGCGAACACCGTCCCCGGCGAGACGCGCTCGGCGTTCAACCCAAGTGGCATCCGGGCGGGGACCCCGGCGCTGACGACCCGTGGCTTCGACGAGGACGACCTGCGGACCGTCGGCGACCTCATCGCGCGCGTGATCGATTCGCCTGACGACGAGGACGTGATCGCCGACGTGAGCGAGTCGGTCGACGAGCTCTGTGCGGCGAACCCGCTCTACGAGTAGGTCGCCGGAGGAAAGGAGGGCGTCCGAGGAAGCCACGTTTTGTCAATTCGTACTGGGTCCTCGAGAGGGGGCGATCGGACGTATTTTTGGCTCGTAACTCGAGAGAACTCACGGATTGATCTCACGGATTGATCTCACGGACCGATCTGTGAAACGAGGAGAAAGCAGGTGAGATGATCGCAGTTCTGGCGACTCGACGATTAGCTCAGGATCGCGTTTTTGAAGCGGAGATACCCAACGCTGACCGGAACGATGATCCAGAGGGCCACGATGATCCACGCGAACCAATTTTCGAGGTAGAATGGGACGTCACCCGCGACACGACCAGCAGCGGTGAAATCGAGACCCTCCGCCCCTACAATCTCGATGAGGGTCAGCGCGATCGCAGTCAATGCCTGTCCGGGGCTTAGCCGAAGAACGAAGAGGTACCAGACAGGTAGTCCGTCGAATCCAGGCAAGCTTCCCTCGAGGACCCAGTACGTGCCCATCAGGACGAACTCCCAGAGGAAGTCGAAGAGGACGAAGAACACCAGAACGCCCGCCAGTGCTTTCGCTCGAGAACTGACGCTGGCCGAGATACCCACGGCCACCGACACGTAGACGAGACCCATAACCAGCGAGAAGACCAGGAGGCCGAGGTAATCTGCAACGACGAAGCCGTCGTACAGCGCACCGATTACGACCGCGCCGACGAGGAAACCGATTAGGGTCGGAACTGCGACGACGCCGGCGCGTCCGATGACCTTCCCGAGAATCACGTCGCGACGGGTATTTGGGAGACCCAGGAGGAAACGAATGCTCCCCGATTCGCGTTCGCTCACAATCGCCTGGTAGCCGACGACTAACCCGATGATCGGGATGAGTAAGGCGATCGGCGTGAAGAGGAAGTAAAGCGCCTCCGCGAACGTCGGCGTCGTCCCTTCGGCAAGCAGGTATGGGATCGCCGATACGCCGGCAACGAGCAGAACTAACAGGACGGTGAGCGC
This region of Natronosalvus halobius genomic DNA includes:
- the glyA gene encoding serine hydroxymethyltransferase — protein: MDHDHVRAVDPAVADALEGEIERQQDTLSMIASENHVSRAVLDAQGSALTNKYAEGYPGARYYGGCRYADEVEQLAIDRATELFDAEHVNVQPHSGTQANQAVYFAMLEPGDKILSLDLTHGGHLSHGHPANFTGQLYEVEQYEVDPDTGYLDYDGLADHAAEFEPDVIVSGYSAYPREVEWERIQDVAEEVDALHLADIAHITGLVAAGVHSSPVGIADFVTGSTHKTIRSGRGGIVMTSEEYADDVDSAVFPGGQGGPLMHNIAGKAVGFGEALEPEFETYAERTVANAKALGETLADHGFSLVSDGTDNHLVLVDLRESHPDTTGGDAEEALEDAGIVLNANTVPGETRSAFNPSGIRAGTPALTTRGFDEDDLRTVGDLIARVIDSPDDEDVIADVSESVDELCAANPLYE
- a CDS encoding ABC transporter permease subunit, which encodes MSWMHIASKDFSDAGRSMMLWALTVLLVLLVAGVSAIPYLLAEGTTPTFAEALYFLFTPIALLIPIIGLVVGYQAIVSERESGSIRFLLGLPNTRRDVILGKVIGRAGVVAVPTLIGFLVGAVVIGALYDGFVVADYLGLLVFSLVMGLVYVSVAVGISASVSSRAKALAGVLVFFVLFDFLWEFVLMGTYWVLEGSLPGFDGLPVWYLFVLRLSPGQALTAIALTLIEIVGAEGLDFTAAGRVAGDVPFYLENWFAWIIVALWIIVPVSVGYLRFKNAILS